A genomic window from Bacteroidales bacterium includes:
- a CDS encoding phosphatase: MKPEIIQELFEQHGGVFMTTAAKIAKKLENIHGFLFDWDGVFNSGKKGTDFPTTYSETDSFGVNLLRFSYWLRYKKIPFMGLVTNQISDSAFDLAKRENYNAVYVSFRSQKEVISHITDTFSLRPSQVAFVMDDVLDLSGAELAGLSFMVGRKSSPLFMNYIQQNDLVDYISFQRGDLNAVRELCELIIGLSGNYETTIEQRVAVSDEFLAFKENREEIESKFYHKVDRKIIETAI, encoded by the coding sequence ATGAAACCAGAAATTATTCAAGAACTATTTGAACAGCATGGTGGTGTTTTTATGACTACTGCTGCTAAAATTGCTAAAAAATTAGAAAACATACATGGATTTTTGTTCGATTGGGATGGTGTTTTTAATAGTGGAAAAAAAGGAACTGACTTCCCAACCACATACAGCGAAACCGACAGTTTTGGTGTAAATTTATTACGTTTTAGCTATTGGCTGCGATATAAAAAAATTCCATTTATGGGATTGGTAACAAATCAAATAAGCGACTCTGCTTTTGATTTGGCAAAACGCGAAAACTATAACGCAGTGTATGTTTCCTTTAGATCTCAAAAAGAAGTTATTTCGCACATAACCGATACATTTAGCTTACGCCCATCTCAAGTAGCTTTTGTAATGGACGATGTATTAGATTTAAGCGGGGCAGAACTAGCTGGACTCAGCTTTATGGTTGGAAGAAAATCAAGTCCTTTGTTTATGAATTATATTCAACAAAATGATTTAGTTGATTATATAAGCTTTCAACGAGGCGATTTGAATGCAGTGCGAGAATTATGCGAATTAATCATCGGACTAAGTGGAAACTACGAAACAACCATTGAGCAACGAGTTGCAGTAAGTGATGAATTCTTGGCTTTTAAAGAAAACAGAGAAGAGATTGAGTCAAAATTTTATCACAAAGTTGACCGCAAAATAATAGAAACAGCTATTTAA
- a CDS encoding S46 family peptidase codes for MRIKSIFFLFFFLCSLFRSFADEGMWLPLLLQSLNEKEMTSMGFKLSAEDIYSVNKSSMKDAVVLFGRGCTAEIISENGLILTNHHCGYGQIQSHSSVENDYLTDGFWAMSKEQELPCPGLTATILVRMEDVTERIKSKITENMTETERDAAISKESAIIVEEATSGNGYKAQVKPFYYGNEFYLIVFEVFNDVRLVGAPPSCIGKFGGDTDNWMWPRHTGDFSLFRIYTNKENKPAAYSKENVPYKPKYVFPISLKGVKENDFTFVFGYPGTTEHFTISDGVKMITEDENPIAIKMRRSRMDIMENYMKQDPAIRIQYASKHAGVGNYWKKMIGESKGIRQWNGIERKKAQEKEFVEKLKANNELFEKYKNLLPEMQDTYEKYKPYSLAYIYFLEGVYSIEAIKFIYNFRAYVDKCATDPKSPLIETEKERLQKSVEGFFNSYNVNIDRDIAIMLMPVVENMPMGFLPKSFLLMKAKWKSNWKNAMDYAYDKSNFTSKEKNLKFLDLKPSKAAKEAAKDPLYNMSIDLFDMYFNKISEGQRIYSKKLDSLYRVYVYVKKLINDNNERFYPDANSTLRVAYGNIRGFQAADGINYSYFTTTDGVLEKEDGVNQDYYLNSKVRKMLEEKQFGQYADADGTLHTGFIATNHTTGGNSGSPVLNANGEIVGINFDRVWEGTMSDLMFDPSKCRNISVDIRYCLWVIDKYAGAGYLLDEMKIVK; via the coding sequence ATGCGTATTAAATCAATTTTCTTTTTATTTTTCTTTTTATGCTCACTATTCCGCTCATTTGCTGATGAAGGAATGTGGTTGCCATTGCTGTTGCAGTCTTTAAATGAAAAAGAAATGACTTCAATGGGGTTTAAACTTTCAGCAGAAGATATTTATTCTGTAAATAAAAGCAGCATGAAAGATGCAGTAGTCCTTTTCGGCAGAGGTTGTACAGCGGAAATAATTAGCGAAAACGGCTTAATTTTAACAAATCATCATTGCGGTTATGGTCAGATACAAAGCCATAGTTCAGTAGAAAATGATTATTTAACTGATGGATTTTGGGCAATGAGTAAGGAACAAGAACTGCCTTGTCCTGGGCTTACAGCAACAATCTTAGTTAGAATGGAAGATGTTACGGAGCGTATAAAAAGCAAGATTACCGAGAATATGACTGAAACAGAAAGAGATGCAGCCATATCCAAGGAAAGTGCGATTATTGTTGAAGAAGCCACGAGCGGAAATGGATATAAAGCTCAAGTAAAGCCATTTTATTATGGAAATGAATTTTATCTGATAGTTTTTGAGGTTTTTAACGATGTGCGATTAGTTGGTGCTCCACCTTCATGTATCGGAAAGTTTGGTGGCGACACAGACAACTGGATGTGGCCAAGGCATACGGGCGATTTTTCTTTGTTTAGAATTTATACGAATAAGGAAAACAAGCCTGCCGCTTATTCTAAGGAAAATGTGCCATACAAGCCAAAATATGTTTTCCCTATTTCATTGAAAGGTGTAAAAGAAAATGACTTTACTTTTGTGTTTGGATATCCTGGAACGACAGAGCATTTCACAATTTCAGATGGTGTTAAAATGATTACGGAAGACGAAAATCCTATTGCGATAAAAATGCGTAGATCTCGCATGGATATTATGGAAAATTATATGAAGCAAGACCCAGCTATAAGAATTCAATATGCAAGCAAACACGCTGGAGTTGGGAATTATTGGAAAAAAATGATAGGTGAGAGCAAGGGAATTAGGCAGTGGAATGGAATTGAAAGAAAAAAAGCACAAGAAAAAGAGTTCGTTGAAAAATTAAAAGCGAATAATGAGCTTTTTGAAAAATATAAAAATCTTCTGCCCGAAATGCAAGATACGTATGAAAAATACAAACCATATTCGCTTGCTTACATATATTTCCTTGAAGGAGTGTATAGTATTGAAGCAATAAAATTTATTTATAATTTCAGAGCTTACGTTGACAAATGCGCAACTGACCCAAAATCGCCATTGATAGAAACAGAAAAAGAACGATTGCAAAAATCTGTTGAGGGCTTTTTTAATAGCTATAATGTAAATATAGACCGAGACATAGCAATAATGTTAATGCCTGTCGTAGAAAATATGCCAATGGGTTTTTTACCAAAATCTTTTTTATTGATGAAGGCAAAGTGGAAAAGTAATTGGAAAAACGCAATGGATTATGCGTATGACAAAAGCAATTTCACATCAAAAGAGAAAAATTTAAAATTCCTTGATTTAAAACCTTCAAAAGCTGCAAAGGAAGCCGCGAAAGACCCACTTTATAATATGTCTATTGATCTTTTCGATATGTATTTTAATAAAATTAGTGAAGGGCAAAGAATTTATTCGAAAAAACTTGATAGTTTGTATCGGGTTTATGTGTATGTGAAAAAGCTAATTAATGATAATAATGAACGCTTTTATCCTGATGCAAACAGCACTTTGAGGGTTGCTTATGGTAATATTAGAGGATTTCAGGCTGCAGATGGTATAAATTATTCCTATTTTACTACAACAGATGGAGTTCTTGAAAAGGAAGACGGTGTAAATCAAGATTATTACTTAAATAGCAAAGTTAGAAAAATGCTAGAAGAAAAACAATTTGGACAATATGCTGATGCTGACGGCACTTTGCATACTGGCTTTATTGCAACAAATCATACAACAGGCGGAAACAGCGGAAGTCCCGTTTTAAATGCAAATGGAGAAATTGTAGGTATAAACTTTGATAGAGTCTGGGAAGGCACTATGAGCGATCTTATGTTTGACCCAAGTAAATGTAGGAATATTTCAGTAGATATTCGCTATTGTTTGTGGGTTATTGACAAATATGCTGGAGCAGGGTATTTGCTTGATGAAATGAAAATAGTAAAATAG